Proteins encoded by one window of Nitrospira sp.:
- a CDS encoding F0F1 ATP synthase subunit gamma, with protein MSDTTASLRRKINSAGDLQSVVRTMKALAAASIGQYEQSVRALADYYRTVELGLAACFREMEPSVSTVERKRQTDAGAIGAVVFGSDQGLVGQFNDVVADHAVKILGDLTDTPQIWAVGERVHERLMDRGLPLIGLFTVPNSVKAITPLVGQILTESEAHRSHGEIVELHLFYNHPSSGAVYVPVNQQLLPLDETWRRKLAELSWPMNNLPQVVGGNTTTLRALIREYLFVSLFRACAESLASENASRLAAMQRADKNIDELLEDFNGTFHRLRQGGIDEELFDVISGFEALANGGKPAERGFTPKRIEPGYSNRLTKTKAG; from the coding sequence ATGAGCGACACAACAGCGAGCCTGCGTCGCAAGATCAACAGTGCTGGAGATCTCCAGTCCGTGGTCCGGACGATGAAAGCCCTGGCCGCCGCGAGCATCGGACAGTACGAACAATCGGTGCGCGCGTTGGCCGACTACTATCGGACAGTGGAATTAGGGTTGGCCGCATGCTTTCGAGAAATGGAGCCGAGCGTCTCGACGGTGGAACGGAAAAGACAAACCGATGCGGGTGCCATTGGCGCTGTCGTGTTCGGTTCCGACCAGGGTTTGGTGGGCCAGTTTAATGATGTGGTGGCCGATCATGCGGTGAAAATCCTGGGAGATCTGACGGACACACCGCAGATCTGGGCGGTCGGCGAGCGCGTTCATGAGCGCTTGATGGACAGGGGCCTGCCGCTGATCGGCCTTTTTACCGTGCCGAATTCCGTGAAAGCCATTACTCCACTCGTCGGCCAGATCCTCACGGAAAGCGAGGCGCACCGCAGCCATGGCGAGATTGTCGAACTTCACCTCTTCTACAACCACCCCTCATCCGGAGCGGTGTACGTGCCTGTCAATCAGCAGCTGCTGCCGTTGGACGAAACCTGGCGCCGCAAGCTGGCCGAGCTTTCCTGGCCCATGAACAACTTGCCCCAGGTCGTGGGTGGCAACACCACGACCTTACGGGCGCTCATCCGCGAATATCTTTTTGTCTCGCTCTTCCGGGCGTGCGCCGAATCCCTTGCGAGCGAGAACGCGAGCCGCCTAGCGGCGATGCAGCGCGCCGATAAGAACATCGACGAGCTGCTGGAGGACTTCAACGGGACATTCCATCGGTTGCGCCAGGGTGGCATTGACGAGGAATTGTTCGACGTCATCTCCGGATTTGAAGCGCTGGCGAACGGGGGGAAACCCGCGGAGCGAGGATTCACGCCAAAGAGAATTGAGCCAGGATATTCGAATCGACTGACGAAAACAAAGGCTGGATAG
- a CDS encoding NAD(P)-dependent alcohol dehydrogenase, with amino-acid sequence MGTTMKAFVMQAIGKVGFTEKPIPNEVGPNDAIIKTTRALVCTSDVHTVKGAIGTRENLTLGHEAVGVVYKLGSQVKDFREGDRVAVNAITPCYTCDNCLRGYSSQCGQLLGGWKFANSKDGSFAEYFHVNAACGNLVHIPDSVSDDSAVYTCDMMSTGFMGAERANIPLGGAVAVFAQGPVGLMATVGARLLGAGLIIAVESIPGRQQLAKQFGADVVVDFTKHDPVEEILRLTGNQGVDSAIECLGAQVTFEACVKATRPGGTISVAGYFGDGDYVKIPRLAWGVGLGDKTIRTGLCPGGRERMDRLIRLLEAGRLDPRPMTTHRFAFDQVDRAFALMETKEGGIIKPLISFHG; translated from the coding sequence ATGGGAACAACCATGAAAGCATTCGTGATGCAAGCCATCGGCAAGGTGGGATTCACGGAGAAGCCGATTCCGAACGAGGTCGGGCCCAACGACGCCATTATCAAGACGACCCGCGCGCTCGTGTGCACGTCGGATGTGCACACCGTGAAGGGTGCCATCGGGACACGGGAGAACCTCACGCTGGGGCATGAGGCTGTTGGCGTGGTGTACAAGCTCGGCAGCCAGGTCAAAGACTTTCGCGAAGGGGATCGCGTGGCGGTCAATGCGATCACGCCTTGCTACACCTGCGACAACTGCCTGCGGGGGTACTCCTCTCAGTGCGGGCAACTCCTGGGGGGCTGGAAGTTTGCCAACAGCAAGGACGGGAGCTTTGCCGAGTACTTTCACGTGAATGCCGCCTGCGGAAATCTGGTCCATATTCCCGATTCCGTGTCGGATGATAGCGCGGTCTACACGTGCGACATGATGTCAACCGGATTTATGGGGGCCGAGCGGGCGAACATTCCGCTAGGCGGAGCCGTAGCCGTGTTTGCCCAAGGGCCGGTCGGGTTGATGGCGACGGTCGGTGCGCGGTTACTTGGCGCCGGGTTGATTATTGCGGTGGAAAGCATACCCGGACGGCAGCAACTGGCCAAACAGTTCGGCGCCGACGTGGTGGTGGACTTTACCAAGCATGATCCGGTCGAGGAGATTCTACGGTTGACGGGAAATCAGGGAGTGGACTCGGCCATTGAGTGTCTTGGCGCCCAGGTGACCTTTGAAGCTTGCGTGAAAGCCACGCGTCCGGGCGGCACGATTTCTGTGGCAGGCTACTTTGGAGATGGCGACTACGTAAAGATTCCGCGGCTGGCCTGGGGCGTGGGCCTGGGCGACAAGACGATCCGCACGGGGCTCTGTCCAGGGGGGAGAGAACGGATGGACCGCCTGATCCGCTTGCTTGAAGCCGGGCGGCTGGACCCGAGGCCCATGACTACGCACCGGTTTGCATTCGACCAAGTCGATCGGGCATTTGCTCTGATGGAGACCAAGGAAGGCGGGATCATCAAGCCCTTGATTAGTTTTCACGGATGA
- a CDS encoding cupredoxin domain-containing protein, with protein MNKHRMVGSRRVRWGTLAVLGLMGWPMIGATPSVALDVASAQEPRIEIVIRDFKYVRTKMESIRAGTPMVFVVRNEDFVTHGFISPLFLGRSLQGGGEGIEAFGTGIEGFHIDPGKTLMIRLTPDQQGKITFRCDLHPEVQGELYLLDVPVG; from the coding sequence ATGAACAAACACAGAATGGTGGGATCACGAAGGGTGCGCTGGGGTACCCTCGCTGTCCTGGGGCTGATGGGGTGGCCGATGATCGGTGCGACGCCGAGCGTCGCGCTGGACGTCGCATCTGCGCAGGAACCGCGCATCGAGATCGTCATCCGCGACTTCAAGTACGTGCGCACGAAGATGGAGTCGATTCGCGCGGGAACACCGATGGTGTTCGTGGTCCGCAACGAGGATTTCGTCACACATGGATTCATCTCGCCGCTCTTCTTGGGCCGTTCCCTTCAGGGTGGAGGAGAGGGTATCGAGGCGTTCGGGACAGGCATCGAAGGATTTCACATAGATCCGGGCAAGACTCTGATGATTCGCCTGACGCCGGATCAACAGGGCAAGATCACATTTCGATGTGACCTGCATCCAGAGGTGCAAGGCGAATTGTATCTGCTCGACGTGCCGGTCGGGTAA
- a CDS encoding site-2 protease family protein — MIGQSVKLTTIRGIEIGVHYSWFIIFFLITFSLTTRFASEHPHWTLAEHYAVGIATSLLFFASILLHELAHSFVALAKGIPVRSITLFVFGGVAQIGREPDRPMTEFQIAIAGPITSALLAVGFGAVAHLAGDEFERISALAGWLASINLMLALFNLVPGFPLDGGRIFRALLWRVTGNLATATRIAAGTGQTVGYAFMLVGIWTVFTVNWFNGIWLAFIGWFLLNAAQESVLQMSMRSALSGLTAEDIMARDCPTVSGQLSLADLVHEHILRTGQRCFLVSQNGRLEGLVTLHQVKTVPQDRWRDSFVEQAMTPMDRLHAVAPETAILDVLRVMEQQDVNQVPVTQGGRLLGMITRDHLLRVLYANLELGGREAPAFSVRAPERNRT, encoded by the coding sequence ATGATCGGACAATCCGTGAAGCTGACGACCATCCGCGGGATCGAGATCGGCGTCCATTACTCCTGGTTCATCATCTTTTTCCTGATTACTTTTTCGCTGACCACTCGGTTTGCATCGGAGCATCCCCATTGGACGCTGGCGGAGCATTATGCGGTGGGAATCGCGACGAGCCTCCTGTTCTTTGCCTCGATCCTTCTGCATGAACTGGCGCACAGCTTCGTGGCTCTGGCCAAGGGCATCCCGGTCCGCTCTATCACGCTCTTCGTCTTCGGCGGCGTCGCGCAGATCGGCCGCGAGCCGGACCGGCCGATGACGGAGTTTCAGATCGCGATTGCCGGGCCGATCACCAGCGCGCTGCTGGCCGTCGGGTTCGGCGCGGTGGCGCATCTGGCCGGCGATGAGTTTGAACGGATCTCAGCGCTCGCCGGCTGGCTCGCGTCGATCAACCTGATGCTGGCGCTGTTCAACCTCGTGCCGGGCTTTCCGCTCGACGGCGGGCGGATCTTCCGGGCGCTGCTCTGGCGGGTGACGGGCAATCTGGCCACAGCCACCCGGATTGCAGCAGGCACGGGCCAAACGGTGGGGTACGCGTTCATGCTGGTCGGCATCTGGACCGTGTTCACCGTGAACTGGTTCAACGGGATCTGGCTGGCCTTCATCGGCTGGTTCTTGCTCAATGCCGCCCAGGAGAGCGTCCTGCAGATGAGCATGCGGTCAGCGTTGAGCGGCCTGACGGCCGAAGACATCATGGCGCGTGATTGTCCCACCGTGTCGGGTCAACTGAGTCTTGCGGACCTGGTGCACGAGCATATTTTACGGACAGGCCAGCGATGCTTTCTGGTCTCGCAGAACGGACGGCTCGAGGGCCTCGTGACGCTGCACCAGGTGAAGACCGTGCCTCAAGACCGATGGAGAGACAGTTTCGTGGAGCAGGCGATGACGCCGATGGACCGGCTGCATGCGGTGGCGCCGGAGACGGCGATTCTGGATGTCTTGAGAGTCATGGAACAACAGGATGTCAACCAGGTTCCGGTCACACAAGGCGGCCGGTTGCTGGGCATGATCACGCGGGATCACCTCCTGCGGGTGCTCTATGCCAATCTGGAGCTAGGGGGTCGTGAGGCACCGGCCTTCAGTGTGCGTGCCCCGGAACGGAACCGGACGTGA
- a CDS encoding calcium-translocating P-type ATPase, PMCA-type, with amino-acid sequence MRSDNVSRLISEAPGVASVAWHVLTAPDIAQQLTVDPQTGLSADEVARRLSTYGLNAIQEHRARSPWRMLLDQFTDFMILVLIAAAIISGMIGEPPDAIAIMVIVLLNGVIGFIQEYRAERAVAALKLLAAPNAKVLREGKPATIPASQLVPGDVVVLEAGDGVPADVRLVETVQLKVEEAALTGESVPVEKQARPLTEVELPLGDRLNMAYKGTLVTYGRGTGLVVGTGMHTELGKIATLLREEEEVKTPLQKRLAQFGQRLALAALAICAIVFLVGVLRGESMILMFLTAISLAVAAIPEALPAVVTVSLAFGARKMVKKQALIRRLPAVETLGSVTYICSDKTGTLTLNKMQVEQVIVGGQAAERVPSVGEQGEAGRLFGQALALSNDAMRQDQDRVLGDPTEVALYVAAREAGYDKEGLQINAPRLAELPFDSDRKCMTTFHREGEGLIAFTKGAPEQVVAQCEQILVESGPTPVKRETILEEAERMAANGLRVLAVAFRRWPALPGELAPHQAERDLIFLGLVGLLDPPRPEAQEAVKLCQSAGITPVMITGDHPATARAIAVRLGIITNDDVVMTGQELAPLSIEVFEEHVERIRVYARAAPEQKIKIVKALQDKGEFVAMTGDGVNDAPALRRADIGIAMGLTGTDVAREASHMILLDDNFATIVSAVREGRRIFDNIRRFIKYTMTSNAGEIWTIFLAPFLGLPIPLLPIHILWINLVTDGLPGLALAAEPEERGIMQRPPRPPKESIFARGMWQDILWVGLLMGGVSLITQAWAYHTGHAHWQTMVFTVLTLSQMGNVLAIRSERESFFTLGPLTNRPLLGAVLLTFALQLGTIYIPALNPIFKTEPLDRDELLVCLALSSVVFIGVEIQKWLMRHGWMTRA; translated from the coding sequence ATGAGATCTGACAACGTGAGTAGGCTGATATCCGAGGCGCCCGGTGTGGCCTCAGTTGCGTGGCATGTGCTCACTGCTCCGGACATTGCGCAGCAACTGACTGTTGATCCGCAGACGGGTTTGAGTGCCGATGAAGTCGCCCGGCGCCTGTCGACCTACGGGCTAAACGCCATTCAGGAGCATCGGGCCCGCAGTCCCTGGCGCATGCTGCTGGACCAGTTCACCGATTTCATGATCCTCGTCCTGATTGCTGCGGCGATCATCTCGGGCATGATCGGCGAGCCGCCGGATGCCATCGCCATCATGGTCATTGTGTTGCTCAACGGCGTGATCGGGTTCATCCAGGAATACCGGGCGGAGCGGGCGGTCGCCGCGCTCAAGTTGCTCGCGGCGCCGAATGCGAAGGTGCTGCGTGAGGGCAAGCCGGCGACGATCCCGGCCTCGCAGCTCGTCCCGGGCGACGTCGTAGTGCTGGAAGCCGGCGACGGTGTCCCTGCGGATGTGCGGTTGGTGGAAACGGTCCAGCTCAAAGTCGAAGAGGCGGCGCTCACCGGCGAATCCGTGCCGGTGGAGAAGCAGGCGCGGCCGCTGACCGAGGTGGAACTCCCGCTGGGCGACCGTCTCAACATGGCTTACAAGGGGACGCTCGTGACCTATGGGCGTGGGACCGGTCTCGTCGTCGGGACCGGCATGCACACGGAGTTGGGCAAGATCGCCACGCTGCTGCGGGAAGAAGAGGAGGTCAAAACTCCGCTCCAGAAGCGGCTGGCGCAGTTCGGCCAACGGCTGGCCCTGGCGGCCCTCGCGATCTGTGCGATCGTCTTTCTCGTCGGCGTGCTCCGCGGCGAGTCGATGATCCTCATGTTCCTGACCGCCATTAGCCTGGCGGTCGCCGCGATCCCTGAAGCGCTCCCGGCCGTCGTGACCGTATCGCTGGCCTTCGGCGCCCGCAAGATGGTGAAGAAACAGGCCTTGATCCGGCGACTGCCGGCGGTCGAGACGCTGGGGTCCGTGACCTACATCTGTTCGGACAAGACCGGGACCTTGACGCTGAACAAGATGCAGGTCGAGCAAGTCATCGTGGGGGGGCAGGCCGCGGAGCGGGTGCCATCCGTTGGGGAACAGGGAGAGGCGGGACGGTTATTCGGCCAGGCGCTCGCGCTCAGCAACGACGCCATGCGTCAGGACCAGGATCGTGTGCTGGGCGACCCGACCGAAGTGGCCCTCTATGTCGCCGCGCGTGAAGCCGGGTACGACAAGGAGGGGTTGCAGATCAACGCGCCACGGCTCGCCGAACTGCCTTTCGACTCGGATCGGAAATGCATGACGACCTTCCATCGGGAAGGAGAAGGTCTTATCGCGTTTACCAAGGGCGCGCCGGAGCAGGTGGTGGCTCAATGTGAGCAGATTCTAGTTGAATCGGGGCCTACTCCTGTGAAGCGAGAGACGATTCTCGAGGAAGCGGAACGGATGGCGGCCAATGGCCTGCGGGTGCTTGCGGTGGCGTTCCGTCGCTGGCCCGCCCTGCCGGGCGAATTGGCGCCACATCAAGCCGAGCGTGATCTGATCTTCCTGGGATTGGTCGGCCTGTTGGATCCGCCGCGGCCTGAAGCGCAGGAGGCGGTCAAACTCTGCCAGTCAGCCGGCATCACACCGGTGATGATTACCGGCGATCATCCGGCCACCGCCCGCGCGATCGCCGTGCGACTGGGAATCATTACGAACGACGATGTGGTCATGACCGGGCAGGAACTGGCGCCCTTGTCGATTGAGGTGTTCGAAGAGCACGTCGAGCGGATCAGGGTCTACGCACGGGCCGCGCCGGAGCAGAAGATCAAGATCGTGAAGGCCCTGCAAGACAAAGGCGAGTTCGTGGCCATGACGGGCGATGGTGTGAACGACGCGCCGGCGCTCAGGCGGGCCGACATCGGCATCGCCATGGGATTGACCGGCACGGATGTCGCGCGCGAAGCCTCGCACATGATTCTCCTGGACGATAACTTCGCGACGATCGTGAGTGCGGTGCGGGAGGGACGCCGGATCTTCGACAATATCCGCCGGTTCATCAAGTACACGATGACCAGCAACGCGGGCGAGATCTGGACGATTTTTCTCGCGCCGTTCCTGGGTTTGCCGATTCCGCTGTTGCCCATCCACATTTTGTGGATCAATCTCGTGACCGACGGATTGCCCGGCCTGGCGTTGGCCGCGGAACCGGAGGAACGGGGAATCATGCAGCGGCCGCCTCGTCCGCCGAAGGAGAGCATCTTCGCGCGCGGGATGTGGCAGGACATTCTCTGGGTGGGGTTGCTCATGGGGGGCGTGTCGCTGATCACGCAGGCCTGGGCCTATCATACCGGCCATGCCCACTGGCAGACGATGGTGTTTACGGTCTTGACCTTGTCGCAGATGGGCAACGTGCTGGCGATTCGCTCGGAGCGCGAGTCCTTCTTCACGCTGGGACCGTTGACGAATCGCCCCTTGTTGGGCGCCGTGCTCCTGACGTTCGCTTTGCAGCTGGGCACCATCTATATTCCCGCGCTCAATCCGATCTTCAAGACCGAGCCGCTGGATAGGGATGAATTACTGGTCTGTCTGGCCCTGTCGTCGGTGGTCTTTATCGGCGTCGAAATCCAGAAATGGTTGATGCGCCATGGGTGGATGACGCGAGCATGA
- a CDS encoding glycoside hydrolase family 15 protein, whose translation MYPYGLVGNCQTSALIGLNGSVEWMCAPRPDSPPVFGRLLDPDGGHFSISSPLAPSGLRSEQRYLPNTNILITTVTLPNGDAFQITDFCPRFEQYGRIYRPSALFRMVEPLQGTPAIRVNCCPVSGWDKTPVQPVRGSNHLRYEIRGDVLRLLTNMPLTYLCEEIPMALTQKFYFAMTWGLGIEDDLIKVTHDFLEQTARYWRTWVKNCSVPLLHQQEVIRSALALKLHCFEDTGAILAALTTSLPEQPGGQRNWDYRFCWLRDAYFALTAFHNLGHFEEMESFLKFLLNIAHTHEHSRDRLRPVYTLSQGLPLPETEHPNWSGYQSSRPVRSYNQAAEHVQNDAYAEMILTFTPIFFDERYVDLRTRDLDALLAHLAKLCVRSIGQPDAGLWEIRNGWQEHSFTNLLCWAGLERLERIKQAGHLPSVSTGLTAGRIQAEDALLRAVREGAVRNGPTDPTFDAALAQLPILGYPNRPLCESTVTHITRELSLRIGGEDTGFFYRYVRNDDFGKPEGAFVICSFWIAQALARLGCVDEARTILDRVLTASNHVGLFSEHFIPSTNTQCGNFPQAYSHVGLINAAFAVSPPWSDVL comes from the coding sequence ATGTATCCCTACGGCCTTGTCGGCAATTGCCAAACCTCGGCGCTGATCGGCTTGAACGGCAGCGTGGAATGGATGTGCGCGCCACGCCCGGACAGTCCCCCGGTCTTCGGCCGGCTGCTGGATCCGGACGGCGGGCATTTTTCGATCTCGAGCCCCCTCGCGCCCTCCGGCCTCAGGTCCGAGCAGCGCTATCTGCCGAACACGAACATTCTGATCACCACCGTCACGTTGCCGAACGGCGACGCTTTCCAGATCACCGACTTCTGTCCGCGTTTCGAACAATACGGCCGTATCTACCGGCCGTCGGCCCTGTTCCGGATGGTCGAACCGCTCCAGGGCACTCCGGCGATCCGGGTCAACTGCTGTCCGGTTTCCGGCTGGGACAAGACTCCGGTGCAACCCGTGCGAGGCAGCAACCACCTCCGCTACGAGATTCGCGGTGACGTCCTCCGGCTGCTGACCAACATGCCGCTGACCTATCTCTGCGAAGAGATCCCGATGGCGCTGACACAGAAATTCTATTTCGCCATGACCTGGGGACTCGGCATCGAAGACGATCTCATCAAGGTCACGCACGACTTTCTGGAGCAGACCGCCCGCTATTGGCGCACCTGGGTCAAAAACTGTTCGGTGCCGCTGCTGCACCAACAGGAAGTCATCCGTTCGGCGTTGGCGCTCAAGCTGCACTGTTTCGAAGACACGGGAGCTATCCTGGCGGCCCTCACGACGAGCCTTCCGGAACAGCCGGGCGGACAGCGCAACTGGGATTATCGGTTTTGCTGGCTGCGCGATGCCTATTTTGCGCTCACGGCATTTCATAACCTGGGCCATTTCGAAGAGATGGAATCCTTCCTGAAATTCCTGTTGAACATTGCGCATACGCATGAACATTCCCGCGACCGGCTACGGCCGGTGTATACGCTCAGCCAAGGATTGCCGCTTCCCGAGACGGAGCATCCGAATTGGTCCGGCTACCAGAGCAGCCGACCGGTGCGCAGCTACAATCAGGCCGCGGAGCACGTGCAGAACGACGCCTACGCCGAAATGATCCTGACCTTCACTCCGATCTTCTTCGACGAACGGTATGTCGATTTGCGCACGAGAGATCTCGATGCCCTGCTGGCGCATCTGGCGAAGCTGTGCGTCCGCAGTATCGGCCAGCCGGATGCCGGTCTCTGGGAGATTCGCAACGGCTGGCAGGAGCATTCCTTCACGAATCTGCTGTGCTGGGCCGGGCTCGAACGACTGGAACGGATCAAACAGGCCGGGCATCTCCCCTCCGTCTCGACCGGCCTCACGGCCGGACGAATCCAGGCGGAAGACGCCTTGCTCCGCGCCGTCCGCGAGGGGGCCGTCCGGAACGGCCCCACTGACCCCACTTTCGACGCCGCGCTGGCCCAGCTGCCGATCCTCGGCTACCCGAACCGCCCCCTGTGCGAGTCGACGGTCACCCACATCACCCGCGAGCTGTCGCTCCGCATCGGAGGCGAGGATACCGGGTTTTTCTACCGCTATGTGCGAAACGACGACTTCGGGAAGCCGGAGGGCGCCTTCGTCATCTGCTCCTTCTGGATCGCCCAAGCCCTCGCTCGCCTGGGGTGCGTGGATGAAGCACGTACGATCCTCGACCGCGTACTGACGGCATCCAATCATGTCGGGCTGTTTTCCGAACACTTCATTCCCTCCACAAATACCCAATGCGGAAACTTTCCCCAAGCCTACTCCCACGTCGGCCTCATCAATGCCGCGTTTGCCGTCAGCCCTCCCTGGAGCGACGTGCTCTGA
- a CDS encoding trehalose-6-phosphate synthase translates to MRLSLRFLLPLALVLAGLAYAVIPLVDTLTLKWFVRDLEIRSALIGRMVESPLVDLLATESKTKLLNYFHRIIQDERLYAVGFCDRDGKLIYKTLTYPDSISCDGASTLKTGQTALLRFSQGAVHVAAVGIEGNGRDWGRLMLVHDMSWIERRSSDTKWYLFYLFAVIGGVISLVTVLVAHLSWRGWIAGVRSMLRGEGLVALIGEPTPGADMHPVAQDLRALIHDLEADKRMRDESQLSWTPATLKTILHDHLAGDEVLIVSNREPYIHNWHDQQLEVQVPASGVVTALEPVMRACSGVWIAHGSGTADREVVDARGHVRVPPDHPEYEIRRIWMSAEEEAGYYYGFANEGLWPLCHLAHVRPVFRSSDWQHYKEINERFALAIIEEAKTDNPVVLVQDYHFALVPKMVRDHLPNATIITFWHIPWPNPERYAICPWYRDILEGLLGSSILGFHTRFHCSNFIETVDRSLETRIDRDSSTISYQGKMTAVNPYPISIAWPGQQMAQWPPVSECKTRIRTLNTLSHTHRLGVGVERLDYTKGILERFLAIERLLELQPEWIGRFSFIQIAAPSRSKIEEYQQLSRNVLASAERINARFGREGYRPIHVRIEHHEPQEVNVYYRGADFCIVSSLHDGMNLVAKEFVAARDDEQGVLILSQFTGAATELPEAVLINPYNIDQCAAAMHLALTMAPTEQRARMRSMRGIVQEFNVYRWAGRMLMDAARMRQRARIVRQTGARDVRTITGGQA, encoded by the coding sequence ATGCGGTTATCGCTGCGATTCCTGTTGCCGCTGGCCCTGGTGCTGGCGGGTCTGGCTTATGCCGTTATTCCTCTTGTCGATACGTTGACCCTCAAATGGTTCGTCCGGGATCTTGAAATCCGGTCGGCCCTGATCGGCCGCATGGTCGAAAGTCCTCTGGTCGATCTTCTGGCGACAGAGTCGAAGACCAAGCTGCTGAACTACTTCCATCGGATCATTCAGGACGAACGGCTGTACGCCGTCGGATTTTGCGACCGTGACGGCAAATTGATCTACAAGACTCTCACGTACCCCGACTCAATATCCTGTGATGGTGCGAGTACGCTCAAAACAGGTCAGACGGCCCTTCTGCGTTTCTCCCAGGGGGCTGTTCATGTCGCCGCCGTGGGCATCGAAGGGAACGGCAGGGACTGGGGACGCCTGATGCTCGTCCACGACATGAGCTGGATCGAGCGGCGGAGCAGCGATACGAAGTGGTATCTCTTCTACCTCTTCGCTGTCATCGGCGGCGTGATCTCACTGGTGACGGTTCTGGTCGCGCATCTGAGTTGGCGGGGATGGATCGCAGGTGTGCGGTCGATGCTTCGAGGAGAGGGCCTGGTCGCTTTGATCGGAGAGCCGACGCCCGGCGCCGACATGCATCCGGTCGCCCAGGATCTTCGCGCCCTCATACACGATCTCGAGGCGGACAAACGCATGCGGGACGAAAGTCAGTTGAGCTGGACCCCCGCCACGCTGAAGACCATTCTTCACGACCACCTTGCAGGCGACGAAGTGCTGATTGTCTCCAACCGCGAACCCTATATTCACAATTGGCACGATCAGCAGCTTGAAGTGCAGGTTCCGGCCAGCGGAGTGGTCACTGCGCTGGAGCCTGTCATGCGCGCCTGTTCCGGTGTGTGGATCGCGCACGGCAGCGGGACCGCCGATCGGGAGGTCGTTGATGCGCGGGGCCATGTCCGCGTACCGCCGGACCATCCCGAATACGAAATCAGACGGATCTGGATGTCAGCGGAAGAAGAGGCCGGCTATTACTATGGATTTGCCAACGAAGGCCTCTGGCCGCTCTGCCACCTGGCTCACGTCCGGCCAGTCTTTCGTTCTTCTGACTGGCAGCATTACAAAGAGATCAATGAACGGTTCGCCCTGGCCATCATCGAAGAGGCCAAGACCGATAATCCGGTCGTGCTCGTGCAGGATTACCATTTTGCGCTGGTGCCGAAGATGGTGCGCGATCATTTGCCGAACGCGACGATCATCACCTTCTGGCACATTCCCTGGCCCAACCCGGAGCGCTATGCCATCTGTCCCTGGTATCGGGACATTCTTGAAGGGCTCCTGGGGAGCAGCATTCTCGGATTTCACACGCGCTTCCATTGCAGCAACTTCATCGAGACGGTGGACCGGTCACTCGAAACGAGAATCGACCGGGACAGCTCCACTATTTCTTATCAGGGGAAAATGACGGCCGTAAATCCTTACCCGATCTCTATCGCATGGCCCGGGCAGCAGATGGCCCAGTGGCCGCCGGTCTCCGAGTGCAAGACTCGTATTCGCACATTGAATACGCTTTCCCACACGCACCGCCTCGGGGTCGGGGTCGAGCGCCTCGACTATACCAAAGGCATTCTGGAGCGGTTTCTGGCCATTGAGCGGTTGCTTGAATTGCAGCCGGAATGGATCGGCCGGTTTTCGTTTATCCAAATCGCCGCCCCCAGCCGGTCGAAAATCGAGGAGTACCAGCAGCTCAGCCGGAATGTGCTGGCGTCGGCCGAGCGCATCAACGCCCGATTCGGCCGCGAGGGCTATCGGCCCATTCATGTGCGGATCGAGCATCACGAACCGCAGGAGGTCAACGTCTACTACAGAGGCGCGGACTTTTGCATCGTCAGCAGTCTCCATGACGGCATGAATCTCGTCGCGAAGGAATTCGTCGCCGCGCGGGACGACGAGCAAGGCGTGCTGATTCTCAGCCAGTTCACCGGGGCGGCGACGGAGCTGCCTGAAGCGGTGCTCATCAATCCGTACAATATCGATCAATGCGCGGCGGCCATGCATCTGGCGCTCACCATGGCGCCGACCGAACAACGGGCGCGGATGCGCAGCATGCGCGGCATCGTGCAGGAGTTCAACGTGTACCGTTGGGCTGGCCGGATGCTGATGGATGCCGCCCGCATGCGGCAACGGGCGCGCATTGTGCGTCAGACAGGAGCACGAGACGTGCGGACGATCACGGGAGGACAGGCATGA